From Corticium candelabrum chromosome 13, ooCorCand1.1, whole genome shotgun sequence, a single genomic window includes:
- the LOC134188841 gene encoding interferon-induced GTP-binding protein Mx-like, with protein sequence MSSQQQRPSFQLRASRLDAAVSSNSPGRHLSALSAEYDRQVRPFIDLVDSLRNSGVDQDLNLPSIAVIGDQSTGKSSVLEAISGVHLPRGQGMMTRCALELRMKREETSQWRALLRTQSFKKRQLQTQSDGHHMTKPEDVEKAVLTAQDKLVGNKRAISQKERIVLEVTSPDVPDLTLIDLPGIIMNPASDQPSDIVEQVDQLIESYVSRQETIILCVIPCHQDIASNKALSVARQHDETGKRTLGVLTRADLTEPGAEGNLVDLIQNRGESHIKLGYTIVKCRSQQDTINGVTLQQALQKEQSFFDSNKVFSKLPNSCKGIPSLAQTLTKQLVAHIRSCLPALIESTSRELGLTKQKLSQIGKPVPDDKQTYLINLLYEYSRQLRAATEGGIGVRTTSVAISCNRDGTLLDALKSHSVQLFSKAREAFEELETEMEMLMPNDKDLPKIETLLHKLRGAKLVGFEDYPIFAELAREKVSSLETLSMNCFENVTDLVQNAFREIADKQFRRFERLRLCVVEQVDELFEKSKEEGRQILSTMMEAEKIIYSSDKTFKDCLKKIPDSEEIKQQMKLKAIDYDSQISGNSSPRSSSPQSDQDGGFQLFTAAQIELNDDKPLRPTRGGLEMLRKLKAYFQIVQSRLGDSVPMVIMHNLFKEFTKEVDAKLVSHILSSVGEGNTGFKDSVRPTAMLLQEEEELTIKRENLQQKAKRLQEGERKLKSFSSARHLDIN encoded by the exons ATGAGCTCTCAACAGCAACGACCTTCTTTCCAACTACGAGCAAGTAGACTGGATGCAGCTGTGTCGAGTAATTCTCCTGGTCGCCATTTGTCGGCTCTGTCTGCCGAGTACGATCGACAAGTGCGGCCGTTCATCGATCTAGTCGACTCCCTGAGAAACAGCGGCGTCGATCAAGACCTCAATCTACCGTCGATCGCAGTTATTGGCGACCAGAGCACTGGCAAGAGCTCCGTGCTTGAAGCTATATCCGGGGTTCACCTTCCTCGTGGACAAGGAATGATGACTAGATGTGCTCTGGAACTGCGAATGAAGAGAGAGGAAACGTCCCAATGGCGTGCGTTACTTCGAACGCAGTCTTTCAAAAAACGTCAACTACAAACTCAAAGTGATGGTCATCACATGACAAAGCCAGAAGACGTTGAAAAGGCGGTGTTGACTGCGCAAGACAAACTTGTGGGGAACAAAAGGGCGATCAGTCAGAAAGAGCGGATCGTACTTGAAGTCACATCACCCGACGTCCCAGATCTCACGCTTATTGATCTACCGGGAATCATTATGAATCCGGCGTCTGATCAACCGTCAGATATTGTCGAGCAAGTAGATCAGTTGATCGAGTCCTACGTTAGTCGTCAAGAAACGATCATATTGTGTGTCATCCCGTGCCACCAGGATATCGCATCGAATAAAGCTCTCAGCGTCGCGAGACAACACGATGAAACGGGTAAACGGACTCTTGGAGTTCTCACTCGTGCTGATCTAACTGAACCAGGCGCAGAAGGCAACCTAGTCGATCTCATCCAGAACAGAGGGGAAAGCCACATCAAGTTAGGATACACCATCGTCAAGTGTAGAAGCCAACAAGACACCATTAATGGAGTGACATTGCAGCAGGCATTGCAGAAAGAGCAATCGTTTTTTGACTCAAACAag GTTTTCTCCAAATTGCCGAATAGTTGCAAAGGAATACCAAGTTTGGCACAGACGTTAACGAAACAGCTTGTAGCTCATATCAGGTCTTGCTTGCCCGCACTTATCGAGAGCACTTCTCGAGAACTGGGTCTGACTAAGCAGAAACTCTCTCAAATTGGTAAACCGGTACCGGACGACAAGCAGACGTATCTtataaat TTACTGTATGAGTACTCCCGACAGCTCAGGGCTGCAACTGAAGGCGGTATTGGTGTTCGAACCACTTCTGTGGCCATTTCATGTAATAGAGATGGCACTCTACTTGATGCATTAAAGAGTCACAGTGTGCAACTATTCTCAAAGGCCAGAGAAGCATTTGAAGAATTAGAAACGGAAATGGAAATGCTAATGCCAA ACGACAAAGACCTTCCCAAAATAGAGACTCTACTGCATAAGTTACGAGGAGCGAAACTCGTCGG ATTCGAAGACTATCCCATCTTTGCAGAACTAGCTCGGGAAAAAGTGTCTTCTCTAGAGACACTATCCATGAACTGTTTCGAAAACGTGACGGACTTGGTGCAAAAT GCATTCAGAGAGATTGCTGATAAGCAGTTTCGAAGATTTGAACGTCTGAGACTGTGTGTGGTTGAGCAAGTAGATGAGCTATTTGAAAAGTCGAAAGAAGAAGGTCGTCAAATATTATCCACGATGATGGAAGCGGAGAAAATCATTTACAGCAGCGACAAAACTTTTAAGGATTGTCTGAAAAAGATTCCCGATTCGGAAGAG atcaaacaacaaatgaaATTGAAAGCTATAGACTATGATAGTCAAATAAGTGGTAACAGCAGTCCTCGTAGCTCATCACCACAGAGTGATCAGGATGGTG GTTTTCAATTGTTTACGGCAGCACAAATCGAATTGAACGACGACAAACCTCTACGGCCTACTCGCGGGGGACTAGAAATGTTACGCAAACTAAAGGCGTATTTTCaa ATAGTACAAAGTCGATTGGGTGATTCCGTTCCCATGGTGATTATGCACAATCTCTTTAAGGAATTTACGAAAGAAGTCGATGCCAAGCTCGTCTCACACATTTTATCTAGCGTTGGTGAAGGCAACACCGGCTTCAAAGACAGCGTACGCCCGACGGCCATGCTTCtgcaagaagaagaagagctGACAATCAAACGAGAGAATCtgcagcaaaaagcaaaaagaCTTCAAGAAGGAGAAAGAAAGTTGAAATCTTTTTCGAGTGCACGTCATCTTGACATTAACTGA
- the LOC134188699 gene encoding fibrinogen C domain-containing protein 1-like, whose protein sequence is MKLVSAVVIVFIVSSSCNASQTHQSCCHADVIPYNCYHALILGHTVSGVYVIDPRDGLGSFPVWCDMKTSGGGWTVFQRRRDGSVNFNRSWADYKRGFGTLNGEFWLGLEKIHRLATSQVLRFDLVDFDNEKKYAEYDSFTVGPHTSSYLMYVGKYSGNAGDSFSGHSGYVFATKDKDSPSNCSAKYKGGWWYEQCHKSNLNGLYLKGTTDQYATGVVWKAWKGHHYSLKFTELKIRPQ, encoded by the coding sequence ATGAAGCTAGTCAGCGCAGTTGTGATCGTTTTTATCGTAAGCTCGAGCTGTAATGCTTCTCAAACTCATCAATCTTGCTGCCACGCCGACGTGATCCCCTACAACTGTTATCACGCTCTCATCCTCGGACACACAGTCAGTGGAGTGTACGTGATCGATCCGCGCGATGGCTTGGGCTCGTTCCCAGTCTGGTGCGACATGAAAACAAGCGGAGGAGGATGGACGGTCTTCCAGAGACGACGAGACGGATCAGTTAACTTTAATCGAAGCTGGGCCGACTACAAAAGAGGATTCGGAACACTAAATGGTGAGTTCTGGTTGGGACTGGAAAAGATTCATCGTCTAGCTACGAGTCAGGTGCTCCGTTTCGATCTCGTTGATTTTGACAATGAGAAGAAGTACGCAGAATACGACTCATTCACGGTCGGTCCACACACGTCGTCGTATCTCATGTATGTTGGAAAGTACAGCGGAAATGCGGGGGATTCTTTCAGTGGTCATTCCGGATATGTATTTGCGACTAAGGACAAAGACTCTCCGTCAAACTGTTCTGCGAAATACAAGGGTGGTTGGTGGTACGAACAATGTCATAAGTCCAATTTGAATGGTCTCTACCTGAAAGGAACGACCGACCAGTACGCTACGGGAGTTGTTTGGAAAGCATGGAAGGGGCACCATTACTCTTTGAAATTTACAGAACTCAAAATTAGGCCTCAGTAG
- the LOC134188552 gene encoding uncharacterized protein K02A2.6-like, with translation MGRFLRVYDNSLLSINHITLNKDAQPVVQAARRVPFKYRHQLNQQLQEMVNDKIITPVTEATKWVSPIMLVTKPGSTKLRICIDQGELNKATQREHYQIKTAEEIFGSLSGAKLFSIFDATSVLL, from the coding sequence ATGGGGAGGTTTTTGAGGGTCTACGACAATTCCCTGCTGAGCATCAATCACATCACACTTAACAAGGATGCCCAACCAGTAGTACAGGCAGCTCGACGAGTGCCTTTCAAGTATCGACACCAACTCAATCAGCAACTACAGGAAATGGTAAACGACAAGATCATCACACCAGTAACGGAAGCAACAAAGTGGGTCAGTCCCATAATGCTAGTCACGAAACCAGGATCAACAAAACTACGAATTTGTATAGATCAGGGAGAGCTGAATAAAGCAACACAAAGAGAACATTATCAGATAAAGACTGCTGAGGAAATTTTTGGAAGTCTCTCTGGTGCCAAATTATTTTCCATATTTGATGCCACTTCTGTGCTTCTTTAG